One Echinicola strongylocentroti DNA window includes the following coding sequences:
- a CDS encoding OmpA family protein produces MKRIVVIISVLLVALTANAQHSLLRYAGQQKEQMNYKVAAEVYEKAFDKRATYTSAKNVAYCHSKNNEYNLAIEWWKKAFVFSDEYTDEDIAGFLAAAQAVGKRDQMSDYLIENGITQKEHQQEDSMPASGNEGGDPVKYLEDINSPAADFILAKDANGNRYFVSDRGEQLGNDVPVKKLRFDAKDKVYDDDIYEWTGRDYLKIYREDTEGNIALVNMEGSGFMHVSDPSLVTVEDVDYMFFSVTRDLKDEVKSRDFEIQPELYYGQINKGGRLLFAQPFPRNSPLKYGLITPYADQETSRLYFASNMEGGYGGYDLYYVTYFKEGDRLIFSAPANLGENINSKSNERDPFAYKGKFYFASDGHSGYGGLDIFSTKSLTDEVFGQVVNMGENINSVSDDFAYRQYSEDEIYISSNRKGEEGLDDIYQLLPARRKLLAKVMDCNGNVLDNVQVALQQVDGESVEWKSKEEGTFLADLSAEQRFQVKIDLEGYFPVVDKSISSVGLDSGTINRAYYLAKIPTADMAITEIIYYDLDRSHIRRTEHEILDDVAEVMRMYPQLALEVSSHTDSRATHRYNQRLSKSRAKSVRDYLEAKGISKERINANWFGEESLAVDCPDGKDCSEDQHQLNRRSELVLKVSVQDWMSNIKEYKDYCSLTSSLDELLKKAEADKLDFKTGEEYLGGEQLMTLERLNLFLEMNREVELLFVGASNQAVFEDRVSMAVDYLKGKGISSQRLSKKWFESEDGVLEAKHRSRMASFDMGLQEIIIEIK; encoded by the coding sequence ATGAAGAGAATTGTTGTAATAATATCGGTTTTATTGGTGGCTTTGACCGCTAATGCCCAACATTCACTGCTCAGGTATGCTGGTCAGCAAAAGGAGCAGATGAATTATAAGGTGGCTGCAGAAGTGTATGAAAAGGCCTTTGACAAAAGGGCTACCTACACCTCCGCCAAAAATGTAGCTTATTGTCATTCAAAAAACAATGAATACAACCTTGCCATTGAATGGTGGAAGAAGGCATTTGTTTTTAGTGATGAATATACGGATGAAGATATTGCAGGTTTCCTAGCAGCGGCCCAAGCCGTTGGTAAAAGAGACCAAATGTCGGATTACTTGATAGAAAACGGGATAACCCAAAAGGAGCATCAGCAGGAGGATTCAATGCCTGCTTCTGGCAATGAGGGAGGAGATCCGGTAAAGTACCTGGAGGATATCAACAGCCCGGCAGCCGACTTTATCCTTGCTAAAGACGCAAATGGGAATCGCTATTTTGTATCTGACAGGGGAGAGCAGCTTGGCAATGACGTTCCGGTGAAAAAACTTCGGTTTGATGCTAAGGATAAAGTGTACGACGATGACATCTATGAATGGACCGGACGTGATTACCTTAAAATTTACCGTGAGGATACTGAGGGTAATATTGCTTTGGTGAATATGGAAGGGAGTGGATTTATGCACGTAAGTGATCCGAGCTTAGTTACTGTCGAAGATGTGGACTATATGTTCTTTTCCGTTACAAGGGACCTTAAGGACGAGGTTAAAAGCCGGGATTTTGAGATACAGCCGGAGCTGTATTATGGGCAAATTAATAAGGGGGGTAGACTCTTGTTTGCCCAGCCATTTCCGAGAAATTCGCCGCTTAAGTATGGCCTGATCACACCTTATGCCGATCAAGAGACTAGCCGGTTATACTTTGCTTCCAACATGGAAGGCGGATATGGAGGCTACGACCTGTACTATGTCACCTATTTCAAAGAAGGTGATAGATTGATTTTTTCGGCTCCTGCAAATTTGGGAGAGAACATCAATTCAAAGTCCAATGAAAGAGATCCATTTGCATATAAAGGCAAATTCTATTTTGCGTCAGATGGCCATTCCGGTTATGGGGGATTAGATATTTTTTCTACCAAGTCACTCACAGATGAGGTCTTTGGCCAGGTAGTCAATATGGGTGAGAACATCAATTCGGTAAGTGATGACTTTGCTTATCGGCAGTACAGTGAAGATGAAATCTATATAAGCTCCAATAGAAAAGGGGAAGAAGGCCTAGATGATATTTATCAATTACTTCCAGCTCGGAGAAAACTACTGGCAAAGGTGATGGATTGCAACGGAAACGTTTTGGATAATGTTCAAGTGGCCCTTCAACAAGTCGACGGGGAAAGCGTGGAATGGAAAAGTAAAGAAGAAGGAACATTTTTGGCCGATTTGTCAGCAGAGCAAAGGTTCCAGGTCAAAATTGATCTCGAAGGCTATTTTCCAGTGGTCGATAAAAGTATATCGAGTGTCGGGTTGGATTCAGGGACAATCAATAGAGCGTATTATTTGGCCAAGATACCGACAGCTGATATGGCCATTACAGAAATCATCTACTATGATCTTGACAGGAGCCATATCCGAAGGACTGAGCATGAAATCCTTGATGATGTAGCTGAGGTGATGAGGATGTACCCCCAGTTAGCACTGGAAGTATCTTCTCATACGGACTCTAGGGCTACTCATCGCTATAATCAGCGATTGAGTAAGAGCAGGGCAAAGTCCGTGAGGGATTACTTGGAAGCGAAGGGGATTTCAAAAGAACGGATAAATGCCAATTGGTTTGGAGAGGAAAGTTTGGCGGTAGATTGTCCTGATGGAAAAGACTGTAGCGAAGACCAACATCAACTTAACCGACGAAGCGAACTCGTTCTTAAGGTTTCTGTCCAGGATTGGATGTCCAATATAAAAGAGTACAAAGACTACTGTTCACTTACTAGCTCTCTTGATGAGTTGCTTAAGAAAGCGGAGGCGGACAAGTTGGATTTTAAGACAGGAGAGGAATACCTGGGAGGAGAGCAATTGATGACGTTAGAGCGATTGAACCTGTTTTTGGAGATGAATCGGGAAGTTGAGTTGCTTTTTGTAGGAGCTTCCAATCAAGCGGTCTTTGAGGACAGGGTATCCATGGCTGTGGACTATTTGAAGGGAAAGGGAATTTCCTCGCAAAGACTGTCCAAGAAATGGTTTGAGAGTGAAGATGGTGTTCTTGAGGCCAAGCATCGGTCTCGGATGGCTTCTTTTGATATGGGGTTACAAGAAATAATAATTGAAATTAAATGA
- a CDS encoding PorP/SprF family type IX secretion system membrane protein, whose product MGKLLQVAVFCVFAMGIMEGHAQQLPQFSQYIFNGLSINPGYAGYKEEGYIQSTYRSQWANFPGAPKTMSLSADFSANEGTMGFGVSFLHDELGPSKTIGAMLTYAYRIQVGYDGFLGLGISAGVSDYQIDFNMLEAVHEDDELIREGVVNVLDPNLNLGLFYHTSNFYAGISAYNVINNKVFEKQGIGRGYQAFHFYLTAGGLVPLSDNLSFKPSFLVKEVKGAPTNIDLNALFLFYDRLWLGGSYRTNTKAWKSNLQENLSNRNAVALIVEIFAVENFRVGYAYDVNMNVLQNKRHNSHEISLGYYLSPKKVKMRNQRWF is encoded by the coding sequence ATGGGAAAATTATTACAAGTGGCAGTTTTTTGTGTGTTTGCCATGGGCATCATGGAAGGGCATGCTCAACAACTTCCCCAGTTTAGTCAATACATATTTAATGGACTTTCCATTAACCCTGGTTACGCAGGCTATAAGGAGGAAGGGTATATTCAGTCTACCTATCGCTCTCAATGGGCAAACTTTCCTGGGGCTCCCAAAACGATGTCTTTATCAGCAGATTTCAGTGCCAATGAAGGAACAATGGGTTTTGGTGTTTCTTTTTTACATGATGAACTAGGGCCTTCTAAGACAATCGGAGCCATGTTGACCTATGCGTACCGTATTCAGGTAGGCTATGATGGATTCTTGGGACTTGGGATCAGTGCTGGTGTTTCTGACTATCAGATAGACTTTAATATGCTGGAGGCGGTTCATGAAGATGATGAACTTATTCGTGAAGGGGTTGTCAATGTATTGGATCCAAACCTGAATTTGGGGTTATTCTATCATACCTCAAATTTTTATGCGGGAATCAGTGCTTACAATGTTATAAATAACAAAGTGTTTGAAAAGCAGGGGATTGGCCGTGGTTATCAGGCATTCCATTTCTATCTCACAGCCGGTGGTTTGGTACCGCTCTCTGATAATTTATCCTTTAAGCCGTCTTTTTTGGTCAAAGAGGTAAAGGGAGCACCTACCAATATAGACTTGAACGCTCTGTTTCTGTTCTATGATAGGCTATGGTTGGGAGGATCTTATAGGACAAACACAAAAGCCTGGAAAAGCAATCTACAAGAGAATTTGAGCAACCGAAATGCTGTGGCATTAATCGTGGAGATTTTCGCTGTAGAAAACTTTCGGGTAGGCTATGCCTATGATGTAAATATGAATGTCCTGCAGAATAAAAGGCACAACTCCCATGAAATATCCTTGGGATATTATTTGTCTCCAAAGAAAGTCAAGATGAGGAACCAAAGATGGTTTTAA
- a CDS encoding HIT family protein, producing the protein MASIFTKIINREIPGHIVAEDDDYMAFLDIMPLVRGHVLVVPKKEVDYIFDLDDEVLAGLNVFAKKVAKAIDKSIKCTRVGVAVIGLEVPHVHVHLVPLNTMDDINFTKPKLKLNDDELADIAVRIKAKL; encoded by the coding sequence ATGGCAAGTATTTTTACGAAAATTATCAACAGAGAAATCCCCGGTCACATCGTGGCGGAGGATGACGATTACATGGCATTTCTTGATATCATGCCACTTGTAAGAGGGCATGTTCTCGTAGTCCCGAAAAAGGAAGTGGACTATATCTTTGACCTGGATGATGAAGTCTTGGCCGGATTAAATGTCTTTGCAAAAAAAGTGGCCAAGGCCATTGACAAATCCATCAAGTGTACACGTGTGGGAGTAGCAGTCATTGGGCTGGAAGTCCCCCATGTTCACGTCCATTTGGTACCGCTCAATACCATGGACGATATCAATTTTACAAAGCCGAAGTTAAAGCTAAACGATGACGAGCTGGCAGATATCGCTGTCCGTATCAAAGCTAAGTTGTAA
- the greA gene encoding transcription elongation factor GreA: MGQVQYYTEEGLKKLKDELQELKTKGRQDIAKQIAEARDKGDLSENAEYDAAKDAQGLLELKIAKLEGVIGNARVLDNSKMDTSKVGILCTVKIKNVKNGMTVTYTLVSEEEADLKANKISLASPFGKGLLGKKVGEIAQINAPAGVVEFEVLDIAY, encoded by the coding sequence ATGGGACAAGTACAATATTATACCGAAGAGGGATTAAAAAAACTGAAGGACGAGCTTCAGGAATTAAAGACAAAAGGAAGGCAGGATATTGCCAAGCAAATAGCTGAAGCACGGGACAAAGGTGATCTCAGTGAAAATGCAGAATACGATGCTGCCAAAGATGCCCAAGGACTGCTTGAGCTGAAGATAGCCAAACTTGAAGGAGTGATCGGCAATGCCCGAGTGCTGGACAACTCCAAAATGGATACTTCAAAAGTAGGCATCCTGTGCACCGTGAAGATCAAAAATGTCAAGAACGGCATGACGGTTACCTATACGCTGGTGTCCGAAGAGGAAGCAGACCTCAAGGCCAATAAAATCTCACTGGCATCTCCATTTGGAAAAGGCCTACTGGGCAAAAAAGTAGGAGAAATCGCTCAGATCAATGCCCCCGCGGGTGTGGTGGAGTTTGAAGTGTTGGATATAGCTTATTAA
- a CDS encoding 2-hydroxyacid dehydrogenase, translated as MNILIIDEMHTSITPLLEKAGFKVDYCPKITRKEIEERIAGYEGLIIRSKTPMDRALLEQAVKLKFIGRAGAGLDKIDMEYIDQKGIRLFHAPEGNRDAVGEHAIAMLLMLFNNLQKADSEVRRGIWDREGNRGEELQGKTVGVFGYGNMGKAFARRLNGFGVKVLAYDKYLENYSDEYAKEASFEEVQREADILSIHVPLTPETRNFFTEEVLSQFQKPFYLINTARGEVISLDVLNQALTQGVLKGALLDVLENEKLHTLTPAQKLSFERLTARDNVLFTPHIAGWTYQSYEKINNVLVEKISAEFP; from the coding sequence ATGAACATACTGATAATAGACGAAATGCATACCAGCATCACTCCCTTACTGGAGAAGGCTGGTTTTAAGGTGGATTACTGTCCGAAAATAACAAGAAAGGAAATCGAAGAGAGAATAGCGGGGTATGAAGGCTTGATTATCCGCTCAAAGACACCCATGGACAGGGCTTTGCTGGAACAGGCCGTCAAGCTTAAGTTCATCGGGCGTGCAGGGGCTGGACTGGACAAAATCGATATGGAATATATCGATCAAAAAGGAATTAGGCTGTTCCATGCTCCTGAAGGGAATAGGGATGCTGTAGGAGAACATGCCATTGCGATGTTATTGATGTTGTTTAACAACTTGCAGAAAGCAGACAGTGAAGTACGGCGTGGTATTTGGGACCGGGAAGGAAACAGGGGTGAAGAGCTGCAAGGTAAAACAGTAGGGGTTTTTGGCTATGGCAATATGGGAAAGGCCTTTGCAAGGAGGTTAAACGGCTTTGGGGTAAAGGTATTGGCATACGACAAATACCTGGAAAACTACAGTGATGAATATGCCAAGGAAGCCAGTTTTGAGGAAGTTCAGAGAGAGGCAGATATATTGAGTATCCATGTGCCGTTAACACCCGAAACGAGGAATTTCTTTACCGAAGAAGTGTTGTCGCAATTTCAGAAGCCGTTTTATTTAATCAATACTGCTAGGGGAGAAGTGATCAGTTTGGATGTTTTAAATCAGGCCCTGACCCAAGGTGTCCTCAAGGGGGCACTGCTTGATGTGCTTGAGAATGAAAAGCTGCATACCTTGACTCCTGCCCAAAAGCTGTCCTTTGAACGATTGACAGCCCGTGACAATGTCCTTTTTACCCCACATATTGCAGGATGGACTTACCAGTCATATGAAAAGATCAATAATGTATTGGTGGAGAAGATATCAGCTGAATTTCCTTAA
- the mgtE gene encoding magnesium transporter, with protein MERIREFELSREYLEFLKASIEEGDVEGLRQSIDGANEADVASLLDELEMEEALYVLRVLESEFAADVLIELDEEPQFRIVQAMESDELAGLLDRIESDDAVDILHQLVVKDREDVISHLQEKEKAGHIMELLRYEEGSAGALMAKEFIKANLNWTVVQTIDEIRRQAENVEKIYSIYVVDNKENLLGRVALKKIILGSANTKIKDIFEEDIIAVPTYMDEEEIAEIMRKYDLEALPVVNAKNKLVGRITVDDVLDVIREQAEEDMQAMTGISDDVEESDSVFRLSKARLPWLMIGIFGGLMGARIIGVFNDGLSKYIQLASFIPLITATGGNVGIQSSSLVVQSLAAKSVFAESIGRRFAKVLLVAVLNGIVLGAIVFGTVVFVYGNEVKFGIVVGFALFSVVLLASFMGTVTPIVLDKFGINPAMASGPFITTANDLLGLAVYFLVAMMLLNL; from the coding sequence TTGGAAAGAATAAGAGAATTTGAACTCTCGCGAGAATACCTGGAATTCCTAAAAGCGAGTATCGAAGAAGGAGATGTAGAAGGGCTGCGTCAATCTATCGATGGAGCCAATGAAGCCGATGTGGCCTCATTGCTCGACGAGCTGGAAATGGAAGAGGCACTGTATGTGCTGCGGGTACTTGAAAGTGAATTTGCCGCCGATGTATTGATCGAGTTGGACGAAGAGCCGCAGTTCAGGATTGTCCAGGCTATGGAATCGGACGAATTGGCGGGGCTGTTGGACAGGATAGAGTCGGATGATGCCGTGGATATCCTACATCAGCTCGTGGTCAAAGACCGAGAGGATGTGATCAGCCATCTTCAAGAGAAAGAGAAGGCTGGCCATATCATGGAGCTTTTGCGGTACGAGGAAGGCAGTGCCGGTGCGCTGATGGCAAAAGAATTTATAAAAGCCAACCTTAACTGGACGGTGGTACAGACCATCGATGAAATCCGCCGACAAGCGGAGAATGTGGAGAAGATATACTCTATTTATGTCGTAGACAATAAGGAAAACCTTCTGGGAAGGGTGGCGCTGAAAAAAATTATTTTGGGCTCTGCCAATACGAAAATCAAAGATATCTTTGAAGAGGATATTATTGCTGTTCCGACTTACATGGATGAGGAGGAAATTGCCGAAATCATGCGGAAGTATGACCTGGAGGCATTACCTGTGGTGAATGCCAAAAATAAATTAGTGGGAAGGATTACCGTCGATGATGTGTTGGATGTGATCAGGGAGCAGGCAGAAGAGGATATGCAGGCCATGACAGGTATTTCGGATGATGTGGAAGAGTCCGATTCTGTATTTCGACTTTCCAAAGCTCGCTTGCCTTGGCTAATGATTGGTATTTTTGGTGGTTTGATGGGGGCCAGGATCATTGGAGTGTTTAATGACGGACTGAGCAAATACATTCAGTTGGCCTCTTTTATTCCGTTGATTACCGCAACGGGCGGTAATGTGGGGATACAGTCGTCCTCTTTGGTGGTACAGTCCCTTGCTGCCAAATCGGTTTTTGCCGAGAGTATCGGTAGACGGTTTGCCAAGGTGCTTTTAGTGGCCGTCCTGAACGGAATCGTGCTGGGAGCGATCGTTTTTGGTACTGTAGTCTTCGTGTATGGCAATGAGGTGAAATTTGGAATTGTGGTAGGCTTTGCGTTGTTTAGCGTGGTCCTGCTTGCCTCTTTTATGGGGACCGTTACACCAATAGTCTTGGATAAGTTCGGTATCAATCCAGCGATGGCTTCAGGGCCTTTTATCACCACGGCCAATGACCTTTTGGGTCTGGCAGTATATTTCTTGGTGGCCATGATGCTGTTGAACCTTTAA
- the rsmA gene encoding 16S rRNA (adenine(1518)-N(6)/adenine(1519)-N(6))-dimethyltransferase RsmA, translating to MEKVRAKKHLGQHFLKDLGIAEKIASSVTGHGGVRKVLEIGPGMGVLTDFLLQVDWELYLVDIDKESIAYLHQKYPQLGDKIIDADFLKFDFGKIIDGKYIVAGNFPYNISSQIFFKVLEQRNNVTEVVCMLQKEVAQRIASPHGNKDYGILSVLLQAYYDIEYLFTVPPTVFDPPPKVNSGVIRLKRNETITLDCNEKLFFRVVKQGFSTRRKTLRNALKSMGLTEEMKSDPILDKRAEQLDVPAFISLTNKLEMSWKE from the coding sequence ATGGAGAAGGTCAGAGCAAAAAAGCACCTTGGGCAACACTTCCTTAAGGACCTTGGGATAGCGGAAAAAATCGCAAGTTCAGTAACTGGTCATGGGGGTGTCAGAAAAGTGTTGGAGATCGGGCCTGGGATGGGGGTGTTGACTGACTTCCTGCTCCAAGTAGACTGGGAGCTGTATTTGGTGGACATAGACAAGGAATCCATTGCCTACCTACACCAAAAATACCCCCAGTTAGGAGATAAAATTATCGATGCCGATTTCCTGAAATTCGACTTTGGAAAGATTATTGATGGTAAGTATATAGTAGCTGGTAATTTTCCATATAATATTTCGTCCCAGATTTTTTTTAAGGTTCTGGAGCAACGGAATAATGTGACAGAGGTGGTGTGCATGCTCCAAAAAGAGGTAGCCCAACGAATCGCTTCTCCACATGGAAATAAAGATTACGGTATTCTCAGTGTACTTTTACAGGCGTATTATGACATAGAATATTTGTTTACCGTGCCACCGACTGTTTTTGATCCGCCTCCTAAAGTCAATAGTGGTGTGATCAGGCTCAAGCGTAACGAAACGATAACCTTGGATTGTAATGAAAAGTTGTTTTTTAGAGTGGTCAAGCAAGGTTTCAGCACTAGAAGAAAGACACTTAGGAATGCCCTGAAATCAATGGGGCTAACTGAAGAAATGAAGAGTGATCCCATTCTGGACAAAAGAGCCGAGCAGTTGGATGTACCAGCGTTTATTTCACTAACCAATAAACTGGAAATGTCTTGGAAAGAATAA
- a CDS encoding leucyl aminopeptidase family protein: protein MLTAITLLDSPGNLLHQNGVVFISNEKDIELLPVENTRSAFIRTQLFDKNKTQVHLSSETSQLIFIKTKDHESSSYQLELARKAGASSWKVLKNWDIPRVFYFGKSEKLLLAFLEGAALASYKFSKYKSSKNNSPSSLEVCTNITDESNLDELITTCLATFVARDLVNEPVIYLNAIQLSKEIEQLGENYGFDTEVLDESKITSLKMAGLLAVNAGSELPPTFTIMHYKPSTGKKFKKPIVLVGKGVVYDTGGLSLKPTPNSMDFMKADMAGAAAVIGTLCAVAKMGLPVEIIGLIPATDNRPGRNAITPGDVITYPNGKSVEILNTDAEGRLILADALIYATKYDPKLVIDLATLTGSAAAALGKEGAVMMGKAYDEEKSFLKIAGKEVFERLVEFPLWEEYGDQLKSTVADISNLGGPTAGAITAGKFLEHFTDYNWIHIDIAGPSFSKSGEGYKPAGGSGFGVRLITQFLKNISN, encoded by the coding sequence ATGCTAACTGCCATAACATTACTAGACTCTCCGGGAAATCTTCTTCACCAAAACGGAGTGGTATTTATATCAAATGAAAAAGACATCGAGCTTCTCCCTGTAGAAAACACCAGGTCGGCTTTCATCAGAACACAGCTGTTTGATAAAAACAAAACACAAGTACACCTTTCAAGCGAAACCAGCCAACTGATCTTCATAAAAACTAAAGATCACGAAAGCTCAAGTTATCAGCTAGAATTGGCCAGAAAAGCAGGTGCCTCCAGCTGGAAAGTGCTCAAAAACTGGGACATACCAAGGGTTTTTTACTTTGGAAAATCGGAAAAGTTACTTTTGGCTTTTTTAGAAGGCGCAGCTCTCGCCTCGTATAAATTCTCAAAGTACAAATCCTCTAAAAACAACTCCCCCTCTTCACTGGAAGTCTGTACGAACATTACAGATGAAAGCAATCTGGACGAATTGATCACTACTTGTCTGGCCACGTTTGTCGCCAGAGACTTGGTCAACGAACCGGTAATTTACTTAAACGCCATCCAGCTCAGCAAAGAAATCGAACAACTGGGTGAAAACTACGGTTTTGACACTGAAGTCTTGGACGAGAGTAAAATCACCTCCTTAAAAATGGCTGGTTTACTCGCCGTGAATGCAGGAAGTGAACTCCCGCCGACATTTACGATCATGCATTATAAACCCAGCACAGGAAAAAAATTCAAAAAACCTATCGTACTGGTAGGCAAAGGCGTGGTATACGACACCGGAGGGCTGAGCCTAAAGCCCACTCCAAACTCCATGGACTTCATGAAGGCTGACATGGCCGGTGCGGCAGCAGTCATCGGCACTCTCTGCGCGGTAGCCAAAATGGGGCTCCCGGTCGAAATAATTGGGCTTATCCCTGCTACAGACAATCGCCCCGGCCGCAATGCCATCACCCCTGGAGACGTCATTACCTATCCTAACGGCAAGAGCGTCGAAATCCTCAACACTGATGCGGAAGGCCGCTTGATCTTAGCGGATGCCTTGATATACGCCACCAAATACGACCCCAAGCTGGTCATTGACCTGGCCACTTTAACAGGGTCTGCCGCCGCAGCCCTTGGAAAAGAAGGTGCTGTAATGATGGGAAAAGCCTATGATGAAGAAAAAAGTTTTCTTAAAATTGCCGGTAAAGAAGTCTTTGAGCGTTTGGTCGAATTTCCGTTATGGGAAGAATACGGAGATCAATTGAAATCTACAGTGGCCGACATCTCCAATTTAGGAGGCCCCACTGCGGGAGCAATCACCGCCGGAAAATTCTTGGAGCATTTTACAGACTATAACTGGATACATATTGACATAGCAGGCCCCTCATTTAGCAAATCCGGAGAAGGCTACAAGCCCGCAGGAGGCTCTGGGTTTGGCGTCAGACTGATAACCCAGTTTTTAAAGAACATATCCAACTAG
- the pdxA gene encoding 4-hydroxythreonine-4-phosphate dehydrogenase PdxA has product MNQKKNKPVIGITIGDINGIGAEVTMKALTDNRILKQITPVIYAHGKALTFYRKHLKIEDFNFMQIRSIDEIHQKKVNVINVTEECPEIMPGTETIEAGKMALAALDHAIADIKNQKIDAIVTAPLNKNNINSDTLRFVGHTEYLTAAFEANESMMFMVSEDMRVGLVSGHVPLAEVVKEVTVKKIQKKLKIMLRSLKDDFGIQKPRIAVLGLNPHAGEDGLLGNEETEIIQPAIREFKDKGHLIFGPYPSDGFFGMMHQKKFDGVLAMYHDQGLVPFKSLAFDSGVNFTAGLPIIRTSPDHGTAYNIAGKNVADEGSMRAAIFTAYDILCQKHPWEEE; this is encoded by the coding sequence ATGAACCAGAAAAAAAACAAACCCGTCATAGGAATCACCATCGGTGACATCAACGGAATCGGCGCAGAGGTAACGATGAAGGCACTGACCGACAACCGGATTTTGAAGCAAATCACCCCTGTCATCTACGCACACGGCAAAGCACTGACCTTCTACCGGAAGCACCTCAAAATTGAGGATTTTAACTTTATGCAAATCAGGTCCATTGACGAAATCCACCAAAAGAAGGTAAATGTCATCAATGTAACCGAAGAATGTCCTGAAATCATGCCGGGGACAGAAACGATCGAGGCCGGAAAAATGGCCTTGGCAGCACTTGACCACGCCATAGCGGATATCAAAAACCAAAAAATCGACGCCATCGTCACCGCTCCATTAAACAAAAACAATATCAATTCAGATACGTTGAGATTTGTGGGGCACACAGAATACCTCACGGCAGCTTTTGAAGCCAATGAAAGCATGATGTTTATGGTATCGGAAGACATGAGAGTAGGCCTGGTATCCGGGCATGTCCCCTTGGCTGAAGTAGTGAAAGAAGTAACTGTGAAAAAAATCCAGAAAAAGCTAAAAATAATGCTCCGTTCACTAAAGGATGATTTCGGTATACAAAAACCGCGTATCGCTGTATTGGGGCTCAACCCTCATGCGGGGGAAGATGGCCTGCTGGGCAATGAAGAAACAGAAATCATTCAGCCAGCCATACGGGAATTCAAAGACAAAGGACACCTGATCTTTGGCCCCTACCCATCAGACGGCTTCTTCGGCATGATGCACCAAAAGAAATTTGACGGTGTACTGGCCATGTACCATGACCAAGGCCTGGTACCCTTCAAGTCGTTGGCTTTTGACAGTGGCGTCAACTTCACAGCAGGACTCCCTATTATCAGGACTTCCCCAGATCATGGCACAGCCTACAACATTGCTGGCAAAAACGTCGCTGATGAAGGTTCCATGCGTGCAGCCATCTTTACAGCCTATGATATCCTTTGCCAAAAACACCCTTGGGAAGAAGAGTAA
- a CDS encoding YceD family protein, with amino-acid sequence MAKFWRAFDIDIIKLNEGTHEFPFDIEDEFFEHFKDNDIVKKGNLKATILLRKEVNLLEATFIIDGTVKLTCDRSLEEFDQALYTEEKIIYKYGSEEQEINEEIIMITRDTPKINVAQLIYEFIILALPVKKIHPDYRDEEEMEGEGKLVYWSDDINEEEEDATSEPDSDDQIDPRWEALKNIKKKD; translated from the coding sequence ATGGCAAAATTCTGGAGAGCTTTTGACATTGACATCATCAAACTCAATGAAGGAACTCATGAGTTTCCCTTCGATATTGAGGATGAATTCTTTGAACATTTCAAAGACAACGACATTGTCAAAAAAGGAAACCTGAAGGCTACTATTCTTTTACGAAAGGAAGTCAACCTTCTAGAGGCAACATTTATCATAGATGGCACAGTGAAACTCACCTGTGACAGAAGTTTGGAGGAATTTGACCAAGCACTGTATACCGAGGAGAAGATCATCTACAAATACGGTTCCGAGGAGCAGGAGATCAATGAAGAAATCATCATGATCACCCGTGACACACCAAAGATAAATGTGGCCCAATTGATTTATGAATTTATAATACTTGCCTTGCCAGTCAAAAAAATCCATCCCGACTACAGGGATGAAGAAGAAATGGAAGGCGAGGGAAAGTTGGTATATTGGTCAGACGACATTAATGAAGAAGAGGAAGACGCCACTTCGGAACCCGATTCGGACGACCAGATAGATCCCAGATGGGAAGCATTGAAAAATATTAAGAAAAAAGATTAA
- the rpmF gene encoding 50S ribosomal protein L32, which yields MAHPKRKISKTRRDKRRTHYKLSAPSLAQCPTTGEYHLPHRAYWLDGKLYYKGQVIIEKEVLA from the coding sequence ATGGCACATCCTAAACGCAAAATTTCGAAAACCAGAAGAGACAAGAGAAGAACGCATTACAAGCTAAGCGCCCCAAGCCTAGCCCAATGCCCTACTACCGGTGAATACCACTTGCCTCACAGAGCATATTGGCTTGACGGCAAACTTTACTACAAAGGTCAAGTGATCATTGAAAAAGAAGTTCTTGCCTAA